The sequence TACAGTTTCTTGAATGGATGAGGTAGCTAGTCAAAACCTTATAGATGTGATACAGGGACAGGATAGTTAACACTGAAATAAGAGAGAAAGCAATTGTATCAAAATAAGGGGTGGAATATTGCTGTGACAGTGAATGTTTAAAAAGTGTTTCCTTATGCTAAAATTAAGTCACAGTATTGTAGCTATTAAAGATAATGTAATAGTCTACGAGCTGTTCCGCTCAGATAATCTCTGTGGATGAAAAATATTACACCTTCCACAGTGAAAACCCCACTTGGCTTTCACCTAACTTTCTCACTCTCCGTCATCTGCCAGAGTCCCAGGTTTAAAACTTTAAGGCACGGGAGCTGCGTTATCCTCTCCAGGCCCCGCTTGGTGATTTTGGTACACCCATACAGGTCGATACCGGTGAGCTGCGTCAGGTGGTCAGCAATCAGCTCCAGCCCCTTGTCAGTGATGCGTACACACTGCCCGATGTTCAGCGTCTTGAGCTCGTGCATCTGGCGCACCATCCGGTTGATCCCGTCGTCACTGATGTGGCAGGAGCACAGGGACAGAGACTTGAGCTGGTACAGCCCCTGGGCGATGTAAGCCAGGCTCTGGTCACCTATCTTGTCGCAGAAGGAAACGTCCAGGCCAGAGAGCTGCAGAGACCCCATGGCCAGGTGCATGATGCCCATGTCACTGATGTTGTCACAGGACCGCAGGTTGAGGCTTGACAGGTGAGTCATGTTCGACAGATGGATCATACCTGCGTCCGATATGCCTCCGCAGAAGCTGAGGTTGAGCACCTTGAGCTTGGCTAGTCCCTTGGAGACATGTTTGAGGGACAGGTCTGTCAGTTTCTGGCAGTCCTGTAGGGTCATCTGCTCCAGGGAAAGGCAGCCTTCGGCAGCGCTTCGGGTCATCCCAGCCAGGTGACCGATGCCGACATCTGACACATGCCTGCAGCTCCGCAAGTTAAGGCTCTTGAGTTTGTGCAAGCCCCAGGCGATGAGAAGAAGGCCTGTGTTGGTGATGTTACTGAGGCCTCCAAGTTCCAGCACCTCCAGGTTTTTGAGATACTGGGCAATCCTGCCCAGGCTTGAGTCTGTGATTGGTTTGCAAAGACTGAGGTTGAGGATTCGCAAGGACGGGATGTCTTGAACAAACGCATGTCCGAGGCCGTTGTCCGTGAGGTTAAAACAGCCACATAGGTTAAGGCTTTCGATGTTTGGCAGCCCCTGGATTACATAGCTCAGGCTTCGCCGCAAGCTTAGGATCTGGACCTTCCTAATGCCTCGGGTATGGAGGCTGGGGAACAGGGACGGGTTGGCCCTCCGCAGATGCAGCTTCGCTTCCACCCCCCTCCACACAGACTTGTGGTACGAAGCGTCCCTCCAGGCCGCACACACTTGGGCCACCCTACCTTTGTCCCTTACGTCCAAGTAACTGAAAATCATAGCTAAAATTTCCGGGAAGAGGCCAGATATGTGTGTTTCCATTTCAAACATGTTTGGAAAGGGAGAGGTTAGATAAAACTAACCATGTATCCGCTTATTCGAGTAGGCTagctaactgttagctagctaaattaggtAATGCTACTCAGGAAAATAACCTGTTCAAAGTCCAGCCATCTCTTCATAATGCATATCCAACAAGAAGTGTGGAGGTTGTGTTATAATAGATAGgttataatgatattattctaatCAAATGAGATAGCTAGCTACGTCCTACAAAAACTTaggatagctaacgttagttagcgtaCTAAAAGGCGGAAAACAGTGACGGTCAGGCGACTCTACCCAATTTCAAGTCAGATGACCGCTGTCGTTCTTCAAACGGATCCAGTCGGTCGTTCATTTTCAAAACAAAAAGTAGAAATGTATGTATGAAAACCGCAGTATCTGTTTCTTCTGTGTCATCGATTAAAATGCAACGTTTCTATTATCATTTCGGTTCTGTTGTGGGATTCTTCCTGTGCTGCCTTTGTCTGACCAACCATTTCAAACTAGCTTGCTACGCAGAAAGTCAGCAGCACTTCCTTGCTTTGGGGGGTACAAAAACAATACACATAAACGATTTACATTAATACGAGAAAATTTAATAGGTCCAAATTAACAACATAAATATTAAAAAGTTAGACATGTTACACATAATCACTTTTGTCAGAAATTCTAAAGGATATTTTGTGAACCACCCCTTTTTATTTTTGGTTTCGCCCAATTAGTTACAAGGTAGCTGTCCGATGAAAGCGACTTGTTTTTTCTACTTGAACCACATTCTTTAAAATAAGTAGTTTGTTATATAAATACATAATTTCATGAGTTTTAACGTGAGTGCCCATACTCACGAATGGGCAGGAATGAACCATGTTGATAAATGTGACCTGGACCAGGGTACAACCAGGTTGCTTCATCAATAAAGACAAAGGCTAGTTATTATCCAATATTGTACAGCATCCCAATGTTCACTTTTGGGATGTGGGATATTCGTTCTCACTCCTTGATCGATTTTCACAACCTCTATTTGAATAAAGTGTATACAGGGCTACAACAGCCAGGACATTTACTTCAAACCTCCTTCAAGTCACCAGTGTCTGTCAGTAGGAAGTAGGGGCTGTGTAACCAAACGCAAACTCCTGATAGCATGAATGCTCTTCAAGGGCCACTGGAAACCAAATACTCCCTTTATCCTAATGGTCAGTTCACACCAGTGGTCAAACTCTGGTAAACACTCCATCTAAGGAGTAGGGGTGATGGTTTTGCATATGGTCCAGAAGAAGAGTAAGAATATATTGAAATGTAATCAATCGTCAAGGAACATTTTCTTGTGGGGGAAAGTGACAAAATGAGTGGTCCTTGGGAAAATGTGATGCAATTTTTATGAATCTATGTAACTGTGAATCttgtgtgatgtgtgttttgtcctatttttatttaatttatttttatttttaatcccagcccccatccccgcaggatgCCTTTTTTTCCTTTAGGTAGGAgagcattgtaaataagaatttgttcttaactgacttgcctagttaaataaaggctaaaaaAAAAAACCGATTGATTATGAGATCCTATTAATGTCaaactgtagcattaagattacTGCATAAATTGACGCCAATAATCAATCAATGTTTTATTAatgccagggatgggcaacttatTTGaagatacacccccccccccccaaattacattttttttgtagaattgcagcaaacttgctttaaaactgcaacattgtcTCTACACCACTTGGCAAAATGTATCGAATTGCACGAAATTAACTCTAAAACTTAGATTTTTTTGTGGCCTCAAcctccatcaaagttgcccatccctgatcttCAAGGTAGCTAGCTTCAAGGTACATTGAAGCTGAtctggctcatggtggcccaaaGCTCTATTAAGAacctttatgttggtgtttcctttattttggcagttacatgatAATGAGAGACAAGGGCTAATTCTTaattgtttattctcaatttatCCTGTCCTTCTTCACCTTTCTTTCTCACAATAAATTGCAGGCAAGGGTCCGACGGGAGGAACATTGTATCTTCTCTGGCAATGCATTCTGAGAATTTAGTAGGCGAAAAGAGAGGTTGGTGAGGGAGGAAAGACAATACAGAAAGTTCCTATTTCAGTGTCCTCAACATCAAGTGTTGAACTACAAACTGTAGCATACTTTCAAATGATAGTATATATAGATTAAACAGTATTGCAGTGCCAAACATGCAGTAACGGTCATGCAAATGTATTCTTAATCCACAATATTTACTATTACAGGTTGATCATTGGAGGTAGTGGGGCTCTTCCCTGCTGATCTCaggtcagtgtatgtgtgtgtgagagagagagcgtataTGACATACTATAATGATAAAATTATGGTTCAAGCCTGTGTTCATGGGACTCTAAAAGTCAGGATTTTGATTGGCAATGGGCCCTATAGTGATGGAGAGGCTACGTTTTGGAACTGGAAGAGTGGGGAACCAAATGGGTATGGTAGAGAGAATTGTGTGGGGATGGATCAAGAAGGAAAGTGGAATGATGTAGAATGTAGTCAGACATTTGACAGTGCTGTTTGCTACGATAGCGAGCCTAATTGGGAATGGGGATTTCACAAAAACCAccagcaagacacacacacacacatacacacacacacacacacacacacacacatagtctgcAGAAAGAGAACCTAGAAAAACAACATGTGTATAATACATGCTCACATATCAAGATAACAATGACCACACATTCACATGACATTTTTCAAAACATTCTCCTATCTGCGTTTTTGACGGGTGAACCAAAACACAGCTCAGTTTAAGATCATGTTTGAAAGATGCCTGCTTCAGAAGACAGTCTTTATACTGTCACCTgacctggaggaaatggatgtggGCCTCTGTGTGAGAGAGCTGCTTTATCTCAGCATCTTTCCTCCTCAGCTCAGCCACCTCCTGCTCCAGGAGTCCTTCAGCCCAACTCACTTCAGCCTTCTCCTGGGCTCTGttcagctccttcacctcagagtGCCTTCTTCTAATGGAGTggatcagctcagtaaagatcCTCTCACTGTCCTCCCAATTCCACCTGTGCTGAGTGCTGtaaggacacacacagagacaggagggagTCCATTTCAACTCGTCCATTCACCCAGCTCTCACTAGGACCCCAGACAGCCtgtaaatgtaaacatttaaatatatacagtggcttcagaaagtattcataccccttaacttacTCCACATTtaattgtgttacagcctgaattcaaaattgattaaaacattttttttctcacccatctacatacaataccccataatgacaaagtaaaaacatggttTTAGAAATTTGAATAAAtggattgaaaatgaaatatctcatttacataagtattcatacccctgagtcaatacatgttagaatcacctttggcaacagttacagctctgtcaggttggttgttgatcattgccagacagccattttcaagtcttaccatagattttcaagccaatttaagtcaaaactataactaggccactcagaaacaatgtcatcttggtaaggaACTCCAGTGTATGTTTGGCCTTATGTTGGGTTTTCACAAATAACtgatctcagtcctctttaaagtgaaTTCTGCGGTAAAAAAAGCTAAAGAACTCAGTTCTCTTTGTATTCACAATATCCTggcctttgaatgaggactctATTCTTTTGCCAGTTCACGTCACCTATTTAGTGGTACGAGTCttctttgcattcacattgctatgtttagaaaggaaccaagatctttttccaatattcactcaatgcactctgggtttttacaaagtgcTGGACAAGCCATTCCATTTAGTAAAAAAAGGGGATACATAATCATTTTAAAAAGAAGATACTATTATAAATAttattggtaacagaataaatagcagAAGAATAATTGCAGATGAAATAATACTGTAATTGAAAACTGTACACCCAATGTAGACTACTTCCCCTACAAGAGCTCAAATTGATTTTGTTCACTATGTTGTGATTCTTTACCAAATATGTtgtcttctcacactattcaaaccccacaatCAAATGAACAGTTTATGAACATCTCTTAGCCTATAGATCACATATTGTAAACAAATAATCTGAACTAAACTCCacacatacagtgtattcggaaagtatgcagaccccttccctttttcacattttattacatttcagccttattccaaaattgattaaattgttttcttcccctcatcaatctacactcaataccccataatgacaaagcaaaaacaggtttagacatttttagcaaatttataaaaaataaataaaaaaaactgatgtcacatgtacataagtattcagaccctttactcagtactttgttgaagcacctttggcagcgattacagcctagcgTATtcatgggtatgatgctacaagcttggcacacctgtatttggggagtttctccttccttctctgcagatcctctcaagctctgtcagatttgatggggagcttcgctgcacagctattttcaggtctctccagagatgttcgatcaggttcaagtcagccctctggctgggccactcaaggacattcagagacatgttccaaagccactgctgcgttgtcttagctgtgtgcttaggatcgttgtcctgttggaaggtgaaccttcaccccagtctgaggtcctgagcactctggagcaggttttcatcaaggatctctctgtactttgctccatttatctttccctcgatcctgatgaGTCCccagtcgctgaaaaacatccccacagcatgatgctgtcaccaccatgcttcaccgtagggatggtattggccaggtgatgagcgatgcctggtttccttcagatgtgacgcttggcattcaggccaatgagttaAATCtcgatttcatcagaccagagaatcttgtttctcatggtcagagtcctttaggggccttttggcatactccaagcgggctgtcatgtgccttaatgaggagtggcttccgtctggccactctaccataatggcctgattggtggagtgctgcagagaggattgcccttctggaaggttctcccacctccacagaggaactctggagctctgtcagagtgaccatcgggttcttggtcacctccctattTAAGacccttctaccccgattgctcagtttggacaggcggccaactctaggaagagtcttggtggttccaatcttcttccatttaagaatgatggaggccaccgtgttcctggggaccttcaatgctgcagaaattctttggacccttccccagatctgtgcctcgacacaatcctgtctcggagctctacggacaattcctataacctcatggcttggtttttgctctgacatgcactgtcaactgtgggaccttatagagacaggtgtgtgcctttccaaatcatgtccaataaacttgactccaatcaagttgtaggaacatctcagatgatcaatggaaacaggatgcacctgagctcaatttcgagtctcatagcaaagagtctgaaaaaaaaacctgttttcgctttgtcattatggggtattgtgcgtagattgatgaggggaaaaaatattgtatcaattttagaataaggcttgaacgtaacaagatgtgggaaaagtgaaggggtctgaataccttccaaatGCACCCTATTTTGGAATTTCGGTGCGTTCTTGATAATCTCTAATTAATATCTAAAAACAGCGCACATTTCTTTCTGCGaacctgcacatcatcatcttcTCTCTTTTGTGGAACCAATGTGAGGGTTATGGAAAGTGAAACGCTTTTGCAGTAGTCTACTGTGTGGTGCGGGAATAATGACAAGCAAATCTGGGGAGCTTTGTGTTCACATTGCCTTAAAAAAGGGAACCGAACCAAGGAATTCAAGCGAATCGAACTCAGACCAGCTCTAGAGATGGTCTCAGTTTGGTTTGCTTCTGGGGATCTTTTCAGGGGTTTGAGTTCCTTTGGGGTGTTCACACTGCACAAAATAATTAAGCTAACTGCACTGAGTTGCAAAAAATTGCCTGAAAGGGACTAAGTGTCTCCCAGTGTttgttgaaaagcagactgaaccaggttttcttctatgATTTTTCcggtgcttagctctattccgtttattttaatttaaaaaaactctgtagatgacaagcatacccataacatgatgcagccaccaccatgcttgaaaatatgaagagtagtactcagtgatgtgttgtgttggatttgccctaaacataatgctttgtattcagggcatAACGTTAATTTCTTTGACCCATTTTTTGCAGTTATTCTTAAatgtcttattgcaaacaggatgcgtgttttggaatatttctattctgtacaggcttccttcttttcactctgtcatttaggttattcattgtggagtaactacaatgttgttgagccatcctcagttttctcctatctgtaactgttttaaagtcaccattggcctcatggtgaaattcctgagcggtttccttcttctcctgcaaatgagttaagaaggacgcctgtacctttgtagtgacttggtgtattgatacaccatccaaagtgtaattaataacttcaccatgctcaaaaggatattcaatgtctgctttattttttattttgacccatctaccaataaggtGCTcctgtgaggcattggaaaacctccctggtctctgtggttgaatctgttttgaaattcactgctcgactgagggaccttacagtagGGTAAAGAGAaaaggtagtcattaaaaaatctggttaaacactattattgcacacatagtgagtccatgcaacttatgtgacgtTTAatgcaaatttttactcctggacttatttaggcttgccatgacaaaggggttgaatacttattgactcaagacatttcagcttttcatgttttattaatttgtaaacaattctaaaaacataattccactttgacattatggggtattgtgtgtagaccagtgacacaaaatctcaatttaatcaattttaaattcaggctgtaacacaacaaaacgtagaaaaagacaaggggtgtgaatactttctgaaggcactatatgtaATGTAAATATATACGGTCCAACACACAGCCTATTTCAGGTCctgcatctccttctctctctgctggGATTTCTGCTGATTCTCTCCCAACTGCTTCTGCAGAACAATCTCCACAGTTATtgtaaagagtgtgtgtgttggcactGAGTATTGACAAGTTAACGTTTTACTTAGTGCTTCATTAGCATGAATTCACTCTGAAGGATTAAAGCATTATAGGCCTATATTTAATATGTATTTTGAAAGTGTGAAAGAGCTTGCATTGAAATGTTTTGGTCcttacctgtttctcagtcctTTCTGCTGCAGCTGAgactgtatcatggcctttatgttcatccatcACACACAGCAGACAGATACACTTCTCATCGGTACGGCAGTAAACCTCCAGCAATTTGTCATGAAGTGAGCAAATCTTCTACTGTAGTTGTCCAGTGACATCCATCAACTTGTCTTTTTCCCGGGTTGAATTCATTGTGAAGTTTGAGGTGtgtctcacagtaagaggccagacacaCCAGACAAGATTTAATGGCTTTGAGTTTTCTTCCATTGCAGATGTCACACtccacatctccaggtccagtttaacagagagcaggaggagcagcTTGGAGTCTTGTCTTATGTTTCTCAACAAGTCCAACAAAAATAATGTTTCTGTTCAGAACAAGTCTTGGGGTGAATCTTTCCATGCACAAGGGACAGCTGTAGACACCTTTCAGGTCATCCTGATCCCAGCAGTCCTTAATACAGCCCatacagtaactgtgtccacagggAATAGTCCCTGGATCCTTCAGTAAATCCAGACAAATCGGACAGCAGAAAGGATCCTGATCTTGTAAAATTGCCTCTGCCATGTAGATACACTaaggtagggttagggtgttATCTGCCTGGTTGTTTTTATTTCTCTGGAAATGCTTGTGCTGCAGTAGGAGTTACTTCCAGGTAGAGTACTTGGGGATAAGCAAAGGGAAACATGACAATAGATTGAGAGCATAATCACAAATCTAAGCTTCAGTTTATTTTCATCCAGTAGGTGGGAGCAAAGATTTAGATATAGAATTGAAAGTCTGCTTCAAGACAAATAGCTTTTTAAAagttgaactaggcaagtcagttacgaacaaattcttatttacaatgacggcctaccctgttctggtttcagagctggtcatgggtgcacctcagccacgctcaaggtcctaaacgatatcgtaaccgccatcgataagaaacaataccgtgttgccgtattcattgacctggccaaggctttcgactctgtcaatcaccacatcctcatcggcagactcaatagccttggtttctctaatgattgccttgcctggttcaccaactacttctctgatagagttcagtgtgtcaaatcggagggcctgttgtccgggcctctggcagtctctatgggggtgccacaggtttcaattctt comes from Salmo trutta chromosome 7, fSalTru1.1, whole genome shotgun sequence and encodes:
- the LOC115197288 gene encoding F-box/LRR-repeat protein 14-like, translating into MFEMETHISGLFPEILAMIFSYLDVRDKGRVAQVCAAWRDASYHKSVWRGVEAKLHLRRANPSLFPSLHTRGIRKVQILSLRRSLSYVIQGLPNIESLNLCGCFNLTDNGLGHAFVQDIPSLRILNLSLCKPITDSSLGRIAQYLKNLEVLELGGLSNITNTGLLLIAWGLHKLKSLNLRSCRHVSDVGIGHLAGMTRSAAEGCLSLEQMTLQDCQKLTDLSLKHVSKGLAKLKVLNLSFCGGISDAGMIHLSNMTHLSSLNLRSCDNISDMGIMHLAMGSLQLSGLDVSFCDKIGDQSLAYIAQGLYQLKSLSLCSCHISDDGINRMVRQMHELKTLNIGQCVRITDKGLELIADHLTQLTGIDLYGCTKITKRGLERITQLPCLKVLNLGLWQMTESEKVR